The proteins below are encoded in one region of Fimbriimonadaceae bacterium:
- a CDS encoding FAD-dependent thymidylate synthase — MAHIVVPEAEALLDQEMKVLDKGFVRLVDYLGGDQRIVQAARVSYGAGTKTYRQDRGLIHYLMRNEHTSPFEQVVLTFHCKMPIFVARQWVRHRTARLNEISGRYSIMRDEFYVPEPATMQRQSDSNKQARGEETVAGAAGLIEEMQQDQRTLYAHYQGMIEQGLAREVARANLPLSLYTEWYWQCDLHNLFHFLALRLDAHAQYEIRVYAEAMALCARAVAPLAYEAFEEHKLNSVRFSQSECAALVAMLEGREPALQDRPRQMFDEKMAKLRDAHPVETPEELAPPSETAVVES; from the coding sequence ATGGCTCATATCGTCGTGCCAGAGGCCGAAGCCCTGCTGGACCAGGAGATGAAGGTCCTCGATAAGGGCTTTGTGCGGCTGGTGGACTACCTGGGCGGCGACCAGCGGATCGTCCAAGCCGCACGGGTCAGCTATGGCGCCGGCACGAAGACGTACCGCCAGGATCGGGGCCTTATCCACTACCTGATGCGGAACGAGCACACGTCGCCCTTCGAGCAGGTCGTCCTCACGTTCCATTGCAAGATGCCGATCTTTGTGGCGCGTCAATGGGTGCGGCACCGCACGGCGCGGCTGAACGAGATCAGCGGGCGCTATTCCATCATGCGGGACGAGTTCTACGTCCCCGAACCGGCGACCATGCAGCGCCAGAGCGACTCCAACAAGCAGGCGCGAGGCGAGGAGACGGTGGCGGGAGCGGCCGGCCTCATCGAAGAGATGCAGCAGGACCAGCGCACGCTCTATGCCCACTACCAAGGGATGATCGAGCAGGGCCTGGCTCGCGAGGTCGCCCGGGCGAACCTGCCTCTAAGCCTCTATACAGAGTGGTACTGGCAGTGCGACCTGCACAACCTCTTCCACTTCCTGGCCCTCCGCCTGGACGCCCACGCCCAATACGAGATCCGCGTCTATGCGGAAGCGATGGCGCTGTGCGCCCGGGCGGTGGCACCGCTGGCCTACGAGGCGTTCGAGGAGCACAAGTTGAACTCGGTGCGCTTCAGCCAGTCGGAATGCGCCGCGCTGGTCGCGATGCTGGAGGGCAGGGAACCGGCGCTCCAAGACCGGCCCCGACAAATGTTCGACGAGAAGATGGCGAAGCTCCGCGACGCCCACCCGGTCGAAACGCCCGAAGAGCTCGCACCCCCCTCTGAAACCGCTGTCGTCGAAAGTTAA
- a CDS encoding VCBS repeat-containing protein, giving the protein MLVKHTMPFSHKALAFAPLLLAAAAQSASLQPDWFQPTLRLPVNSSHFVVGQLDGDSAREVVLGSDNRIFVLDYAGAGNYQLRHLDNGDFEYPLSGVVMGAYRNPQLTWDNLVYLDNSKVGFISGFPVVQDGLLPGPVLLDKVSAGPLAGPNTLNFFGTGNGLFQIVNAQGQRLYANRLLASREYAFGQVDTDLQLELVFARNDGTGFDVYDGASRALQLSLDAFGTVHSFVLADLDADGKDELVVNLSGNLAVYDLDNGNRKFLRSVPGRSASYSIAVADFDGDGKLEVAAPTTIGQTEGISLYDGVTGALKRQVTMPGPAGPWTLRGGDFDGDNQVELLRYSGSYGIRTTQIDIADLRNRRVEWSSSHVKGLPFHIAVGDINGDGQQDIVYADQIPNSSRPLMALDGKTKKEIWREQPGSLPTNLLTFPYVTLANIDADPQDEIIGVVHRLDGGHIIAYDAKDEVLNIETAPFSGQPLAIAVGDIDANGVIDLLVSTLEVGTPNKGYVYAFRSDTGAQIWKSPELVAGAGIPSFFRVAQLDRDAQLEIVVSDKYTRAYDGKTKGVQWNVRNTSPTTAIATGDYDNDGQPEVFIASENGSLIGRNGRTGLQVRTIAGKVSPGENAGTGLVLFDAFAGNAKDFIFLDAGKLAAVAYVGGGVGFGKWTLDNFPVSAPSSALSIPIADLDGDGIPEAVLSGPYGLVTVELRR; this is encoded by the coding sequence ATGCTCGTCAAACACACTATGCCCTTCTCGCACAAGGCCCTCGCCTTTGCGCCGCTGCTTCTCGCCGCGGCCGCACAGTCCGCGAGCCTCCAGCCGGACTGGTTCCAGCCAACCCTTCGGCTCCCCGTCAACTCTTCCCACTTTGTCGTGGGGCAGCTCGACGGCGATAGCGCACGCGAAGTCGTCCTTGGCTCGGACAACCGAATTTTCGTCCTCGACTACGCCGGCGCCGGCAACTACCAACTGCGCCACCTCGACAACGGCGACTTCGAGTACCCGCTGAGCGGCGTCGTCATGGGTGCCTACCGCAACCCACAGCTGACATGGGACAACCTGGTCTATCTCGACAACTCGAAAGTCGGCTTTATCAGCGGCTTCCCCGTCGTCCAAGACGGACTGCTCCCCGGGCCGGTCCTGCTGGACAAGGTCTCTGCGGGCCCGCTCGCGGGGCCGAACACCCTGAACTTCTTCGGCACCGGCAACGGCCTCTTCCAGATCGTCAACGCCCAGGGCCAGCGGCTCTACGCCAACCGGCTCCTCGCCTCCCGCGAATACGCCTTTGGCCAGGTCGACACCGACCTGCAGCTTGAGCTGGTCTTCGCGCGGAACGACGGCACCGGCTTCGACGTCTATGACGGGGCCAGCCGCGCGCTCCAGCTGTCGCTCGACGCCTTTGGCACCGTCCACTCGTTCGTCCTTGCGGACCTCGACGCGGACGGCAAGGACGAGCTCGTAGTCAACCTCAGCGGCAACCTCGCCGTCTACGACCTGGACAACGGCAACCGCAAGTTCTTGCGCTCGGTGCCCGGCCGCAGCGCGAGCTATTCGATCGCGGTCGCGGACTTCGACGGCGACGGCAAGCTGGAAGTCGCGGCGCCGACGACGATCGGCCAGACAGAAGGCATTTCGCTCTACGACGGCGTGACCGGCGCCCTCAAGCGCCAGGTCACGATGCCCGGCCCGGCCGGACCGTGGACGCTTAGGGGCGGAGACTTCGACGGCGACAACCAGGTCGAGTTGCTCCGCTATTCCGGGAGCTACGGGATCCGCACCACCCAGATCGATATCGCCGATCTGCGCAACCGCCGGGTTGAATGGTCGAGCAGCCACGTCAAGGGCCTTCCCTTCCACATCGCGGTCGGCGACATCAACGGCGACGGACAACAGGACATCGTCTATGCCGACCAGATTCCCAACTCGAGCCGGCCGCTGATGGCCCTCGACGGCAAGACGAAAAAGGAGATCTGGCGCGAGCAGCCCGGTTCCCTTCCGACCAACTTGCTGACCTTCCCCTATGTCACGCTCGCCAACATCGACGCGGACCCGCAGGACGAGATCATCGGCGTCGTCCACCGGTTGGACGGCGGCCACATCATCGCTTACGACGCCAAGGACGAGGTTCTGAACATCGAGACGGCCCCCTTCAGCGGGCAGCCGCTCGCCATCGCCGTGGGCGATATTGACGCCAACGGCGTGATCGACCTGCTTGTCTCGACCTTGGAGGTCGGCACTCCGAACAAAGGCTACGTCTACGCGTTCCGTTCGGACACGGGCGCCCAGATCTGGAAGTCGCCGGAGCTTGTGGCCGGCGCCGGCATCCCGTCGTTCTTCCGCGTCGCGCAACTCGACCGGGACGCCCAGCTCGAGATCGTGGTCAGCGACAAATACACGCGGGCCTATGACGGAAAGACCAAGGGGGTCCAATGGAACGTCCGCAACACCTCGCCGACCACCGCCATCGCGACGGGCGACTACGATAACGACGGGCAGCCCGAGGTCTTCATCGCCAGCGAGAACGGGAGCCTGATCGGCCGCAACGGCCGCACCGGCCTCCAGGTCCGCACGATCGCGGGCAAGGTCTCCCCGGGCGAGAACGCCGGCACGGGTCTCGTGCTCTTCGACGCGTTCGCGGGCAACGCCAAGGACTTCATCTTCCTGGATGCGGGCAAGCTCGCCGCTGTCGCCTACGTCGGGGGCGGCGTCGGATTTGGCAAATGGACCCTGGACAACTTCCCGGTCTCCGCGCCGAGTTCGGCCCTATCCATCCCGATAGCCGACCTGGACGGTGACGGGATCCCTGAAGCCGTGCTCTCCGGCCCCTATGGCCTCGTCACGGTAGAACTGCGGCGCTAG
- a CDS encoding serine hydroxymethyltransferase, with protein sequence MTDADPRVAEIISKEERRQQTNLELIASENIASRAVREAMSCVLTDKYAEGYVGKRYYGGCEFADEVESLAISRLKELYGVAFANVQPHSGASANLCVYNAFLKPGDTLMSLSLADGGHLTHGSPVAHSGQTYRIVSYGLKADETIDYDALRKTALAERPKIIVSGASAYSREFDFPFIRQVADEVGAIHLCDMAHYAGLIAGGVYPTPVGHAHIITSTTHKSLRGPRGGIILYDDEAFDKAIRMSVFPGIQGGPLMHIIAAKAVAFGEALQPEFKEYAAQVKRNAQTLAAALTAEGFRIVSGGTDSHLMLVDLRAFGVTGKLAQEVLEKVHITTNRNAIPNDPEKPFVTSGVRLGTPATTTRGMGEDEMRQIAGWIAAALRDHGDESKLARVKEEVLALCARFPIPSLPTP encoded by the coding sequence TTGACAGATGCGGATCCCCGCGTTGCCGAGATTATCAGCAAAGAAGAGCGGCGCCAGCAGACGAACCTCGAGTTGATCGCGAGCGAGAACATTGCGAGCCGCGCCGTCCGCGAAGCCATGAGCTGCGTCCTCACGGACAAGTATGCGGAGGGATATGTGGGCAAAAGGTACTACGGCGGGTGCGAGTTTGCCGACGAAGTCGAGAGCCTCGCCATCTCCAGGCTCAAGGAGCTGTACGGCGTGGCGTTCGCCAACGTCCAGCCGCACAGCGGCGCCTCGGCGAACCTCTGCGTATACAACGCGTTCCTCAAGCCGGGCGACACGCTGATGTCGCTCAGCCTAGCCGATGGGGGTCACCTTACTCATGGCTCGCCCGTCGCCCATAGTGGCCAAACCTATCGCATCGTGAGCTACGGGTTAAAGGCTGACGAAACGATAGACTACGATGCGCTGCGGAAGACGGCGTTAGCGGAAAGGCCGAAGATTATCGTGAGCGGCGCCAGCGCCTATTCTCGGGAGTTCGACTTCCCCTTTATCCGGCAAGTAGCGGACGAAGTCGGCGCGATCCACCTGTGCGACATGGCCCATTACGCGGGGCTCATCGCGGGCGGGGTCTACCCCACGCCGGTCGGCCACGCCCACATCATTACCTCGACGACCCACAAGTCGCTTCGCGGGCCGCGCGGAGGCATCATCCTCTACGACGACGAGGCCTTCGACAAGGCGATCCGCATGTCCGTGTTCCCCGGCATCCAGGGCGGTCCGCTCATGCACATCATCGCGGCCAAGGCGGTCGCCTTCGGTGAGGCCCTGCAGCCCGAGTTCAAGGAGTACGCGGCGCAAGTGAAGAGAAACGCCCAGACGCTGGCCGCGGCGTTGACCGCCGAGGGGTTCCGCATCGTGAGCGGAGGGACCGACTCGCACCTGATGTTGGTCGATCTGCGCGCCTTCGGCGTGACCGGCAAACTCGCCCAAGAAGTGCTGGAGAAGGTCCACATCACCACGAACCGCAACGCGATCCCGAACGACCCCGAGAAGCCGTTCGTCACCAGCGGCGTGCGGCTCGGTACCCCAGCCACCACCACCAGGGGCATGGGCGAGGACGAGATGAGGCAGATCGCAGGATGGATCGCGGCGGCCCTCCGTGACCACGGGGACGAATCGAAGCTGGCCCGGGTGAAGGAGGAAGTCCTGGCACTTTGCGCCCGGTTCCCGATCCCGAGCCTGCCGACCCCGTAA
- a CDS encoding helix-turn-helix domain-containing protein: MNEILQLASAGRSDKEIAAILEISPQTVESHWKRLRDKFGFSSRAQIIATALGEMLRRAEAERDELRKQLEAERAKNRAQVDRAVVDLGPKKPEPTPVAED, translated from the coding sequence TTGAACGAGATCTTGCAGCTTGCCTCCGCAGGGAGGAGCGACAAAGAGATTGCTGCGATCCTTGAGATAAGTCCGCAAACAGTTGAATCGCACTGGAAGCGCCTCCGCGACAAGTTTGGTTTTTCTAGCCGGGCACAGATCATCGCCACAGCCTTGGGGGAGATGCTTCGAAGGGCCGAGGCAGAAAGGGACGAGCTGCGCAAGCAGCTTGAGGCGGAGCGCGCGAAAAACCGGGCGCAAGTTGACCGCGCCGTGGTCGACCTCGGTCCTAAGAAACCGGAGCCGACCCCCGTGGCCGAAGACTAG
- a CDS encoding aminotransferase class I/II-fold pyridoxal phosphate-dependent enzyme, translated as MSRDEAYRDRSVLIHGKFRSEKWDFQDHILPPITTAVSFRLRSAERGAEGFQQFANPDVDRSTAHPIYIYDRLDEPCVGLLEETLAFAEKGECAVCFGSGMSAVAASIGIHVRSGDHVVYHPAVYGCTYSHLTRWLSRFGVEATPARFSEAQALEAAVRPETRVVYFESPCNPTMELVDLEAVASFVRKVNADRPEDGKIVTVIDNTFASPYGQRPLTHGIDYVVHSLTKHISGFGATMGGVVVGPRKTETDLLLYRKDFGGSMTPDAAWHILTYGVPTLALRLERQQEAAQRVAEFLNLHPKVARVHYPGLDTFAQKELALRQMRDIDGEFAPGALIFFELKGSPEEAYNSAVKVCDHLASEALSVTLAVSLGQIRTLVEHPASMTHAAIPPEDQAKAGISPGGVRLSIGLEDVRDILRDIESALARA; from the coding sequence GTGAGCCGCGATGAGGCGTATAGAGACCGGTCGGTCCTGATCCACGGAAAGTTCCGGAGCGAGAAGTGGGACTTCCAAGACCACATCCTGCCCCCCATCACGACGGCCGTGAGTTTCCGGCTCCGCAGCGCGGAGCGGGGCGCCGAGGGGTTCCAGCAGTTCGCGAACCCGGACGTCGACCGCTCGACCGCCCATCCCATCTACATCTATGACCGGCTCGACGAGCCCTGCGTCGGCCTCCTTGAGGAGACCTTGGCCTTCGCCGAGAAGGGCGAGTGCGCGGTCTGCTTCGGCTCGGGGATGTCGGCGGTGGCGGCGAGCATCGGCATCCATGTCCGGTCGGGCGACCACGTGGTCTACCATCCGGCGGTCTATGGGTGCACTTACAGCCACCTGACGCGGTGGCTCTCGCGGTTCGGGGTCGAGGCGACCCCTGCCCGCTTTTCCGAAGCCCAGGCGCTGGAGGCGGCGGTCCGGCCGGAAACCCGCGTGGTCTACTTTGAATCGCCCTGCAACCCGACGATGGAACTGGTCGACCTGGAAGCCGTCGCCTCCTTCGTCCGGAAGGTGAACGCGGACAGGCCAGAAGACGGCAAGATCGTGACCGTCATCGACAACACCTTTGCCTCGCCCTACGGGCAACGGCCCTTGACTCACGGCATCGACTACGTCGTGCACAGCCTGACGAAGCACATCAGTGGCTTTGGTGCGACGATGGGGGGCGTCGTCGTCGGCCCCCGCAAGACGGAGACCGACCTCTTGCTGTACCGCAAAGACTTTGGTGGCTCGATGACGCCCGATGCGGCGTGGCACATCCTCACCTATGGAGTCCCGACTCTGGCCCTGCGGCTCGAGCGCCAGCAAGAGGCCGCCCAGCGGGTCGCCGAGTTCCTCAACTTGCACCCGAAGGTCGCCCGGGTGCACTATCCGGGCCTGGACACCTTCGCCCAGAAGGAGTTGGCCCTGCGGCAAATGCGCGACATTGACGGTGAATTTGCCCCCGGCGCCCTGATCTTCTTCGAGCTGAAGGGCTCGCCGGAGGAAGCTTACAATTCGGCGGTCAAAGTTTGCGACCACCTGGCTTCGGAGGCTCTGTCCGTGACGCTGGCCGTCTCGCTCGGCCAAATCCGCACGCTTGTTGAGCACCCGGCCTCGATGACCCACGCCGCGATCCCGCCGGAGGACCAGGCGAAGGCAGGGATCAGCCCCGGCGGCGTCCGTCTTTCCATTGGCCTGGAGGACGTTCGCGACATCCTCCGCGACATCGAATCGGCGCTGGCGCGAGCCTAG
- the rpmE gene encoding 50S ribosomal protein L31 — MKAETHPVNHPVLFVDGEHEWQGVSTMKSGETRSIDGVEHFVVRLEISAFTHPFYTGQKKIVDTAGRVEKFMRRYGNQQQKPR; from the coding sequence ATGAAGGCTGAAACCCATCCCGTGAACCATCCTGTGCTCTTCGTCGACGGCGAACACGAGTGGCAGGGCGTCTCGACGATGAAGTCCGGCGAGACCCGCAGCATCGACGGCGTCGAGCACTTTGTGGTCCGCCTCGAGATCAGTGCCTTCACCCACCCGTTCTATACGGGCCAGAAGAAGATCGTGGACACGGCCGGCCGCGTCGAGAAGTTTATGCGCCGCTACGGCAACCAGCAGCAGAAGCCCCGCTAA